A stretch of Vibrio maritimus DNA encodes these proteins:
- the recJ gene encoding single-stranded-DNA-specific exonuclease RecJ, whose product MIEIQRRPEVDISALPDSIPALLRRLYISRGVSDASQLEKAAKGLHSYQQLAGIDAAVALLFEAIEQQKRIIVVGDFDADGATSSALSVLALRMLGSRNVDYLVPNRFEDGYGLSPEVVDQAIEIGAEVIMTVDNGVSSISGVQYAKDNNIKVLVTDHHLPGSELPNVDAMVNPNLNECGFPSKALAGVGVAFYLMMALCVYMRKRNWFAEQGMAEPKLMELIDLVALGTVADVVPLDENNRILVHQGLQRIRAGKARPGIQALIEIAKRDARKLVAADFGFALGPRINAAGRLDDMSFGVELLMSDNIHAARRMASELDGLNQTRKDIEEGMKQEALAFCERLQISDKSELPYGLALFQRDWHQGVIGILASRIKDKFHRPVIAFADGGEGTIKGSCRSIQGLHMRDALDRIDTQNPGLILKFGGHAMAAGLTIMEKDFERFSKLFDQVVREELGDTALKGIILSDGELTPEEFSMHTAEQIRAGGPWGQAFPDPVFDGEFKVLHQKLVGEKHLKLMVEPMHKGFGTNIMLDAIAFNVDLRRWPDASVKTVTLAYKLDINEFRGNQSLQLMVDHIEPR is encoded by the coding sequence ATGATAGAAATCCAACGTCGTCCTGAAGTCGATATTTCCGCACTTCCAGACTCCATTCCTGCTTTACTGCGCCGCTTATACATCAGTCGCGGCGTCTCTGATGCTTCTCAACTAGAAAAAGCCGCCAAAGGGTTACACTCCTACCAACAATTGGCGGGTATTGATGCCGCCGTTGCCCTGCTATTTGAGGCGATTGAGCAGCAAAAGCGCATTATTGTGGTTGGAGACTTTGATGCTGACGGTGCGACAAGTTCGGCGCTTTCAGTACTGGCTTTGCGTATGCTCGGGAGTCGCAATGTTGACTATTTGGTACCTAACCGATTTGAGGACGGCTATGGTTTGAGCCCGGAGGTCGTCGATCAGGCGATTGAGATTGGTGCTGAAGTGATCATGACGGTCGATAATGGCGTGTCTTCTATCTCGGGTGTTCAATATGCCAAAGATAATAACATCAAGGTGTTGGTTACGGATCATCACTTACCTGGCTCTGAGTTACCTAACGTTGATGCGATGGTAAACCCAAACCTCAATGAGTGTGGTTTCCCATCCAAAGCGCTGGCAGGCGTTGGGGTGGCATTTTATCTGATGATGGCACTGTGCGTTTATATGCGAAAGCGCAACTGGTTTGCTGAGCAGGGTATGGCTGAGCCTAAACTCATGGAGCTTATCGATTTGGTGGCACTTGGCACGGTCGCTGACGTTGTTCCTTTGGATGAGAATAACCGTATCTTGGTGCACCAAGGACTACAACGTATTCGTGCGGGCAAGGCCAGACCGGGTATTCAAGCTCTGATTGAGATTGCAAAACGTGATGCGCGAAAACTGGTGGCGGCTGATTTCGGTTTTGCGCTGGGTCCGCGTATCAATGCTGCGGGCCGCTTGGACGACATGTCGTTTGGCGTCGAGCTACTCATGTCGGATAACATCCATGCGGCGCGTCGTATGGCGAGCGAACTCGATGGTCTTAACCAAACCCGAAAAGATATCGAAGAAGGAATGAAGCAAGAGGCTCTGGCTTTTTGTGAGCGTTTGCAAATCAGTGACAAATCAGAGCTGCCTTATGGTCTAGCGCTGTTTCAGCGAGACTGGCATCAGGGCGTCATTGGTATCTTGGCATCTCGAATTAAAGATAAGTTTCACCGCCCTGTGATTGCGTTTGCAGATGGCGGCGAGGGCACGATCAAAGGCTCATGTCGCTCGATTCAAGGTTTGCATATGCGCGATGCGCTCGACAGAATTGATACGCAAAACCCTGGGCTAATTTTGAAGTTTGGCGGCCATGCGATGGCGGCGGGTCTCACCATCATGGAAAAAGACTTTGAGCGCTTTAGTAAGCTGTTTGATCAAGTGGTGCGTGAGGAGCTTGGCGATACCGCGCTGAAGGGAATTATTTTGTCAGACGGTGAGTTAACACCCGAAGAATTCTCTATGCACACGGCAGAACAGATTCGCGCTGGTGGTCCATGGGGACAAGCTTTCCCAGATCCTGTATTTGATGGTGAGTTTAAGGTGCTGCATCAAAAACTGGTTGGTGAGAAGCATCTTAAGCTGATGGTTGAGCCCATGCACAAAGGGTTTGGCACCAACATTATGCTGGATGCTATCGCCTTTAATGTGGATCTGCGACGCTGGCCAGATGCTTCTGTAAAAACCGTCACCCTTGCCTATAAACTGGATATCAACGAGTTTCGTGGAAACCAGTCACTGCAACTGATGGTTGACCATATTGAGCCTCGCTAG
- the fldB gene encoding flavodoxin FldB: MKIGLFYGSSTCYTEMASEKIREIIGPDIVDIFNVKDTPISKMSDYDLLILGISTWDFGELQEDWGGIWDQIGGVSLSGKVVALFGLGDQEGYGEWYLDAMGMLHEELKPTGAQFIGYWDNQGYEFEASKALTEDGSQFVGLALDEDSQYELSDERIATWCEQILVEYQQTL; the protein is encoded by the coding sequence ATGAAAATAGGTTTATTTTACGGTTCATCAACCTGCTACACCGAGATGGCGTCAGAAAAAATACGCGAGATCATTGGTCCAGATATTGTGGACATATTTAACGTAAAAGACACACCTATTTCCAAGATGAGCGACTACGATCTACTTATCTTAGGGATCTCTACATGGGATTTCGGCGAACTCCAAGAAGACTGGGGCGGGATATGGGATCAAATCGGTGGCGTGTCGCTAAGCGGCAAGGTCGTGGCATTGTTCGGCTTAGGCGATCAAGAAGGCTATGGCGAATGGTATCTGGATGCGATGGGAATGCTTCATGAAGAGCTTAAGCCAACAGGTGCACAGTTCATTGGCTACTGGGATAACCAAGGCTATGAGTTCGAAGCTTCTAAAGCACTAACTGAAGATGGTAGCCAATTTGTTGGTCTCGCTCTAGACGAGGACTCACAATATGAGTTGAGTGATGAGCGTATCGCCACTTGGTGTGAGCAGATCCTCGTCGAGTATCAGCAAACGCTTTAA
- the xerD gene encoding site-specific tyrosine recombinase XerD, which translates to MWMERGLSENTLASYRNDLVKLLKWMHEHNYRLDFISLSGLQEYQMWLTDQNYQQSSRARMLSAIRRLFQYLHREKLRSDDPTALLVSPKLPKRLPKDLTEDQVTALLESPDPNDPIELRDKAMLELLYATGLRVTELVSLTMENISLRQGVVRVVGKGNKERLVPMGENAVDWISEFIEKGRPLLLGEKTSDVVFPSKRAKQMTRQTFWHRIKFYAVLADIDTELLSPHVLRHAFATHLLNYGADLRVVQMLLGHSDLSTTQIYTHVATERLKNIHSQHHPRA; encoded by the coding sequence ATGTGGATGGAGCGAGGACTGTCAGAAAACACCCTGGCATCTTATCGAAATGACTTGGTTAAGTTATTGAAGTGGATGCACGAACACAACTACAGGCTGGACTTTATCAGTTTATCTGGCTTGCAAGAGTACCAAATGTGGTTAACGGATCAGAACTACCAACAAAGCTCACGAGCTAGGATGCTGTCTGCGATTCGTCGCCTGTTCCAATATCTTCATAGGGAAAAGCTTCGCTCCGATGATCCCACCGCTCTATTGGTTAGCCCGAAGCTCCCGAAGCGTCTGCCGAAAGACCTGACCGAGGATCAAGTTACCGCCCTGTTGGAGTCGCCAGATCCTAACGACCCGATTGAGCTTCGCGACAAAGCCATGCTAGAGCTTCTTTACGCGACGGGACTTCGTGTCACCGAGTTAGTCAGCCTGACCATGGAAAACATCAGTCTGAGACAAGGCGTAGTGCGTGTGGTCGGTAAGGGCAACAAGGAGCGCTTGGTCCCTATGGGGGAAAATGCCGTGGACTGGATCTCGGAATTTATTGAAAAAGGTCGCCCACTACTTCTTGGCGAGAAAACGTCAGACGTGGTCTTCCCGAGCAAGCGCGCCAAACAAATGACCCGGCAAACCTTCTGGCATCGTATTAAGTTCTATGCAGTGTTGGCGGACATCGATACCGAATTGTTGTCGCCTCACGTGTTGCGACACGCTTTTGCGACGCATCTTTTGAACTATGGCGCAGATCTGCGTGTCGTACAGATGTTATTGGGGCATAGTGACTTATCTACGACACAAATTTATACTCATGTAGCAACAGAGCGATTGAAGAACATTCATAGCCAGCATCATCCAAGGGCTTAA
- the prfB gene encoding peptide chain release factor 2 (programmed frameshift): MFEINPIKNRLQDVSERTNILRGYLDYDAKKERLEEVNAELEQPDVWNEPERAQALGKERASLEAVVETIDLLDQGVEDVDGLLELAVEEEDQETFDEIEPELAELEAKLEKLEFRRMFAGDHDASDCYIDLQSGSGGTEAQDWTNMMLRMYLRWAEAKGFKTEIIEVSEGEVAGLKGATVKVSGEYAYGWLRTETGVHRLVRKSPFDSSGRRHTSFASAFVYPEIDDNIDIEINPSDLRIDVYRASGAGGQHVNTTESAVRITHVPTNIVVQCQNDRSQHKNKDQAMKQLRAKLFEHELQKQNAEKQANEDAKSDIGWGSQIRSYVLDDSRIKDLRTGIENRNTQAVLDGDLDKFIEASLKSGL; encoded by the exons ATGTTTGAAATCAATCCTATCAAAAACCGCCTACAGGATGTGTCTGAACGCACAAATATCCTGAGGGGGTATCTT GACTATGACGCTAAGAAAGAGCGTCTAGAAGAAGTCAACGCAGAACTTGAACAACCGGATGTATGGAACGAGCCTGAGCGTGCGCAAGCACTAGGTAAAGAGCGTGCCTCATTAGAAGCGGTTGTTGAAACCATCGACCTTCTTGACCAAGGTGTAGAAGACGTAGACGGTCTTCTAGAGCTTGCGGTTGAAGAAGAAGATCAAGAGACCTTCGATGAAATTGAACCAGAACTTGCTGAACTGGAAGCCAAGCTGGAGAAGCTTGAGTTCCGTCGTATGTTCGCTGGTGATCACGATGCGTCAGATTGCTACATTGACTTGCAATCGGGCTCTGGTGGTACGGAAGCACAAGACTGGACCAACATGATGCTACGTATGTATCTTCGTTGGGCAGAAGCGAAAGGCTTCAAGACAGAAATCATTGAAGTATCAGAAGGTGAAGTTGCAGGCCTTAAAGGCGCAACTGTGAAGGTATCAGGCGAGTACGCTTATGGCTGGCTACGTACAGAGACAGGTGTTCACCGCCTGGTTCGTAAGTCTCCATTTGACTCAAGCGGCCGTCGTCACACTTCATTTGCGTCTGCGTTTGTTTATCCAGAGATTGATGACAACATTGATATCGAGATCAACCCGTCTGATCTTCGTATCGACGTATACCGCGCGTCTGGTGCGGGTGGTCAGCACGTTAACACCACGGAATCTGCGGTTCGTATTACCCACGTTCCTACTAACATCGTGGTTCAGTGTCAGAACGATCGTTCTCAGCATAAAAACAAAGACCAAGCGATGAAACAGCTACGTGCAAAACTGTTCGAGCATGAACTGCAAAAGCAAAATGCAGAGAAGCAAGCGAACGAAGATGCCAAATCTGACATCGGTTGGGGCAGCCAAATTCGCTCTTACGTACTTGATGATTCACGCATCAAAGACTTGCGTACTGGCATTGAAAATCGCAACACTCAAGCGGTTCTTGATGGCGACTTGGACAAATTTATCGAAGCTAGCCTAAAATCAGGCCTGTAA
- the dsbC gene encoding bifunctional protein-disulfide isomerase/oxidoreductase DsbC → MSVLRRLTLLSLPFFVTACGAEETQATQAAPVPAAVAAEMNTQADEAAIRDRFAKIGIEISEIVPSDIPGLMEVRTPGGILFASPTGDHFIAGTLYSIDAEGNYKDVIAERQAPINAEKIAAFSDSVIEYKAKDEKYVVTIFTDITCGYCVRLHSQMEGYNDLGITVRYLAYPRQGATGSVAEQMAKIWCSEDPAAAMHDAKVNRKEATFDGDLKQCQETVAKHYNLGRELGISGTPAIFLPNGEMVGGYLPPADLIKRLEQIK, encoded by the coding sequence ATGAGCGTACTACGCCGCTTAACTCTACTCTCTCTGCCATTTTTCGTAACAGCTTGCGGAGCTGAAGAGACGCAAGCTACTCAAGCCGCGCCAGTGCCAGCGGCGGTCGCAGCAGAGATGAACACTCAGGCAGATGAAGCGGCGATTCGAGATCGTTTTGCCAAAATTGGTATTGAGATTTCCGAGATCGTCCCATCTGATATCCCAGGTTTAATGGAAGTGAGAACCCCAGGAGGCATTCTGTTTGCTTCCCCTACAGGTGACCATTTTATTGCGGGTACGCTTTATTCCATTGATGCAGAAGGTAATTACAAAGACGTGATTGCTGAGCGCCAAGCGCCAATCAACGCAGAGAAAATCGCTGCGTTTTCTGACAGTGTGATTGAGTATAAAGCCAAAGACGAAAAGTACGTGGTGACTATCTTCACCGACATTACGTGTGGATACTGCGTTCGCCTGCATAGTCAAATGGAAGGCTATAACGATCTAGGCATCACAGTTCGTTACTTAGCTTACCCTCGCCAAGGTGCAACAGGTTCGGTGGCAGAGCAAATGGCTAAGATCTGGTGTTCAGAAGACCCAGCTGCGGCGATGCACGATGCAAAAGTGAATCGCAAAGAAGCGACCTTCGATGGCGACCTTAAACAGTGCCAAGAGACGGTTGCAAAGCACTACAACCTTGGCCGTGAACTGGGCATTAGCGGCACGCCAGCGATCTTCTTGCCAAACGGCGAAATGGTGGGTGGCTACCTTCCACCGGCAGACCTGATTAAACGTCTAGAACAAATCAAATAA